GAAAGTTTGAGTGGAAATTAAATGAAGATCCGAGGAGATAATCGTACTTATCAGAGCCGCTGGGGCTTAACCTGACCAGAGGGTGAGCACAGGGATGGATACTGGATTCCTGGTAAACTTAATctgggaaaattaaaaaaaaaattaaaattttaatacaacAATTTATGTGGgtgtaataataaaattgaaaagattattttgaatttttttttttgttcctgaATTGAAGGTAAGTGAATAGGGATTTATTATCATGCTCTATTTGTTTGCTGAAAACtgcgtagttttttttttaaaaagtaaattctaAGAGCATTTTTATGTTTGGtggtgtaatgaaaaataagttagaaaacactttccagtatttggttatattataaaaaataaactggaaaataacttattaatattttatttttctctaaatttattaaaataatgagtaacaaattttacaaattaaaaagttgaatgagaataaaattgaaaaaaatataatttcataaattatctcaaataaaataaataataatcaaaataataaagatcaaatctaaaaataaaaaaaataaaaagataaagaaattaaaataataataattaacatttcataaattctttcaaataaaataagtaataataaaaagaatgattaccaaatttaatagaaaaaaaactttaattaaaaaataataaggaaaaatcaaatagtaattaaaaaaataaggaccaaagttaatataaaaaattaaattctaatggatgaaattgaaaaataaatattcaaaacaaaatatatatagcaatcaaaagtttgaggatcaaattttatataatcaacaaataatatgacatttctaaatttttcacaacttttgaaaagtgttttccacccaaaataaaaataaaaaaaaacactttcctagaaataaagccaaattttcctttgactaaaaaatgtttttcattgatcgaaaagtattttctattaACCAACTTtactaataacaaacaaacatagaaaactttgaaaagtgatttcccgAAAATCACTTTTCGGGAAACAAATACAGCCTTGTATTGAAATTCTTCTCATGTTAAGTGAAGTACCAAAAAGATTTATTatctttagaaaaatataatattcaatcccttcaaataataattgatttgattttacccttcatataaaatttaagttttttctccaataataataatatcttttttcaaatttaatactattaatgaatataataatatttataatattaataataatattaaacttgtcttGTTCAAGTTTTTaatctattcaaataaaatttatggatgtttttcaattctaatatatattttttcaaattaattaatttttatattaataatattaatgataataatatttataataattttaatactatTAAAACCCACTTACACTAGGCCTGGTTGTGGCGCCAAACCCAACTATGCTGGGTCTAGCTTGGGTGTCATGCTCAAGAAACCGGGCCATACCCAAGTAACCGCGGTCTAGCTGGGTCTCCAGGCCTAGGAAATCTCAaacacaaaattttttttttatcccttaactccagcaaaatccaaaaaattcaaaagaaataattaaaattaacaacctgATATAGTGATAGAACAATTATACATGCccagaacaaagaaaaacatcaatgaAATCATTGTCACCCCATGCAAAATCCATCAAAATTAAGAGTTACCAAACAATTAAGTACATTGCAGTAAAGCCTGTATCTAACTACCAGTCGCTCCCCATtgaacaaatcataaaaatgatATGTTCATCAATTATCCACTGATAACAAACAACTCATACGACACCACACAcatcatgtaaaaataaaaaaataaaattacccaTAACTTATTGCGACAACTAACCAACTCCTCTCCcgataaaatactttttttttttttgtaattgaataagtaaaaagaaaacCTCCGATTACCCCGCTGCATAgtcagttttttgttttttctctcttttataaaTTGAACCCAATGCCCTTTTTGTCCCGGAGGATATTTTCCTCCAATCggaggtttttctttttctgtttataAAGAAAATGTTCCCTCTTTGTTACTTTATCAGCCAATCAGAGAAATGATACCTAGCTATgccttcattaattttttttctttataaaagaatgattagttaaaaaaaaaagggtttcttGCTGGTTTTGCTGGGCTACCCGAATTATGAATTTACCTGGCAGGTCACGCGGTATCACCGGTCAATTGCAAGCcctaattttactttttacagATCCAGCTAGGACTCCGAGTCACCTGGGTGGTGAATCAGCTTGCCCGGGTGGGTCTAATAAATTGAGAATTCACATGGTCTAGGGGCAAAGCTACAAGGAATTAAATATCAACTTATTGCAAAGtctagaaaatataatttttgagtTCATAGATTTACAGCCACAGCTCCCTTTGTATCATCACTAGAGCCAATTTCACCTGAATCCCACATCCAAaaccattccttttttttttttttttttttgtcaagacTCACAGTAACAATAcacgaaacaaaacaaaagggaagTAAGAAACGAAACTAAAAGGACCTTGGCTTTGCAACAATGGTGGAATGCTTCAAAATGTGCAAGCTGAACTGTCCACCTTTCTCTGAGGTGTCAATCTTTGACTGTCCAGGAGGAGGCAAGAGCTCAAAATTCTGTACCAAACGTCCCAAAGTAATACCAAGAATTGGTAATGCAAGAATAATTCCAGGGCAGCTCCTTCTCCCGACTCCAAAGGGGAGGTACCTGAAATCATTGCCATTGGCCTCAACCTTGGCCTCCTCTTCGAAGAACCTCTCTGGCCTGAATTCTTCAGGGTTTTTCCACTTAGCAGGGTTGTTGGCAAGCCACCATGCGTTTACCAGGATCTTGCTCTCGGCGGGGATGTCAAAACCTCCGAGCTTAGCATCATGGAGGTTCATGTGTGGGACAAGCAGAGGAATCGCCATCCTGAGCCGGAGAGTCTCTTTGATGACAGCATTAAGGTAAGGCAGCTTGTAGGTGTCAGGCTCAGTGATTTGGTGACCAGGTCCAAGCACAGTATCGAGCTCATCACGCAACTTCTTCTGGATTTCAGGATGGTTCACAAGCTCAGCAATTCCCCACTCAATCGACCACAGTGTTGTCTCAATTGCTGTTCCACAAAACAATCAATTCGTACGAGTAACGCACTATTAAATTCGAGCGTCTCGTTGTGTtgcgaaaaaagaaaattacagaGCCACAAAACACAAAATTCGAGTGTCcatgagtgtgtgtgtgtgttgataTCCCCGCCAATAAAGTTGGTGGACGGACATGTACCATCAACCTACCACCACCATATATTCTTTATAATGTGAGAATTCAACTAGGCCTTCGAAAAGTTTGTTCACAAGGTATCTTGCTTGGTCTAGGAAAAGTTGCAGGTTTGAATTTGTGTAATATTCCCAAAAGCTTTTCAAGGTTGGTGTTGAGTGGTAGGTGAAGGAAACACAACAAACACCACCTATATGAGTTTCAAAGCGAATCAAACTCCAAAAAGGACGAGTTACATGCACGCCAACATCACTTGTTTTCTATAGATAAAAGAAGaggtttttcttgaaaaatagcaattttccaaaaaataataaaaaagaaatagcacagtagaagattttttttattgtttttttggaaaatagcaTTCTTAAAATTGCAAGTTTCCTAACCGCGCATTCTACaattattcttttcaaatatataggttttttaatctttaattgtattattaaaattactGATGTACCATATAAACACAAACCCGAATCTCCTCTACTTTTTATAAACAGAATTATTTCCAcaaaagttaagaaaaatagTTGATCGATCACACAGGCTGGAACAACACAATCCACTAAATTAAGATGTTCGCAACAACACAATCTACCGAGTTGAGTTATTTTTAACGAGACAGccctttaatttatgttatttttctaaaacgACACACCCTTTGGATCATAGAAATACATACCAGCAACATTGATGTTCTCCACGATGTAAAGAACGTTGTCCTCATTgatctctcctttcttttgaGCATCCAAGATATGATCAATTGCACATTTCAAGCCTTCATTGCTCATGCTCTTTGCGCTTCCAAGTTTCCTATTGCCCCAAGACAAAGAATATTTATCGATTTTGTTTACAAAATAGcacagttgaaaaaaataaaataaaaaataaaaatttattctttaaaaaaaatagtataatttaacaatttaaaactaTACCTACAAACCCAGTTGTTAAAACTTAAACAGGTAatgcatttatttattcaagGATGGGACAGTGATCAAAATGACGATGATGATGAAAACTATCAGTCAAGTACAGACACATAAATGATTGCTGGTCCTCTATCAAAATGTATTGTCGATCTGAGCATGATGACAaacaataccagaaaaaaataaaaaattataggccATTGGATTGTAGTTCTAATTAACGAGATTGTTCAAGATCATTAATCAAAGAATCTAAATAGCCAAGAAAGAGAGAAACTTACTTCCTCTCTTCAACAAAGTAGTCCTTGAAGAGTTGCAGCCTTCTCTCTTTAACCTCCTTGCAGATCTTCAAGTAACCTCTCAAGAAAGGTCTCAGGATGGGGATAAAGTCACCGTAATTGTAATCAAAACTCTGAGCCAATCTGCTCCTCTCACCATTCAAAGCCTTAAGCTTATTAAACAAAGGATCCTCTTCGCTCTCAAATCTCCTATCAAACATAATCCTATACATGTTGTTATACATCATCAATTGCAGTCTCCTCCTCAAAACAATCCCATGAGTTGCAGCCTCGGGGTTTTTCTTAACATCCTCGACAACTTGAGCCGCTTCCTCTTCCCAACCATACCTATATTGTTGAACAACCTTGTTCGTAAAGAAAGGGACTGTCATGATTCTCCTCATCTTCCTCCAATGTTCACCATAGACAGTGAAAACCATGTCTTGACCTTTCCCagtgaaaatatcaaaaacaacgTTTCTTGTTCTTGACCCGAATTCAACACCTTGCGTGTGCAAAACCTCTTTAGCTAGGTCAGGTGAGGAGACGACAACAAGATTGCGTTGGCCCATACGGAGGAGGAGGATGTCACCAAACTTCTTGGCCAAATCAGTGAGGTTACGGTGGTTCAGATCATCACCAACTTGAAGCCAGTTGCCAAACACGGGGACCGGTAAAGGACCGGGTGGTAGTTTAAAACGTTTGCCCCGTAGTTTTGAAACAAGAATGGCGACAAGAATGGCAAAGAAAGAACCCAAAAGGGTCTTCTCCAAGAGGAGGAGATCCATTATACTGGAATATGATCTTCTTTATCCAAAGGAGTACTGAAAGAGATTTCTGGGGAGAAGAAGGAGTGCTAGattgaagaaaatataattaagaggaGGAGAGACTAGGTGGTTGGTGGGGAGTGAGTGGGGGTTGGGAGGGGGTTTTATAAGCAAGAGAAGAGTTAAAGAGCCTACGTGGAGGTTGGAGATAAAAATAGTTCATAAGTTAGGTGGACGTGTGGCTTCCAGTTAGGTTTCTGAAACAGAGTTAACGGCGTTAGTTCTGAGGTGTGATAGGAGAGGGACAACACACCATTGGTCGTGGAGGTAGTAGGTGAGGCAGGTTGGCGGCACATGATGTCACATTGGCAGagccataaaattttaaatgagaaggtaaattattaataaatatttgatattatattttatataaacatgtgttatatataaagaaattaatttgaaatacatGTATTAACTCatgtcaagtaaaattaatttaagaatatttttaaaataaaaaaacttatattataattattctttcgagtttttatattttaaatctgtTTCATAATcactttattcttaattttattaaagatattatttctaaatatatacaattaaactttcatttatttatttctaaatctTTTAGGGACTAGTGAAATTATTGGTAACAATTCTTTgttgatttgttattttatacaaGTGGGttaaacattaatattaatatatttttttaatttttttattgtgtctctaattttttaagttgttgagtacttcatttttaattactagTAAGTTGGTCACcatcattttttatgtaaaattcataaaaaaatacatagtaatttatcaaaactcatttcaattcatatatatatatatatatatatatgcatataatatttattcatgtacatattaatttaacaaatctataaattataataaactctAACATTTTGaataactaattattaaggaataaaactaaaattagataatgaaataaatagaaaaaatgaaagaaactcacctaaaacataaagcataaagcataaaaaaaattacttacttaactaatta
This genomic stretch from Populus alba chromosome 19, ASM523922v2, whole genome shotgun sequence harbors:
- the LOC118044218 gene encoding trans-cinnamate 4-monooxygenase — its product is MDLLLLEKTLLGSFFAILVAILVSKLRGKRFKLPPGPLPVPVFGNWLQVGDDLNHRNLTDLAKKFGDILLLRMGQRNLVVVSSPDLAKEVLHTQGVEFGSRTRNVVFDIFTGKGQDMVFTVYGEHWRKMRRIMTVPFFTNKVVQQYRYGWEEEAAQVVEDVKKNPEAATHGIVLRRRLQLMMYNNMYRIMFDRRFESEEDPLFNKLKALNGERSRLAQSFDYNYGDFIPILRPFLRGYLKICKEVKERRLQLFKDYFVEERKKLGSAKSMSNEGLKCAIDHILDAQKKGEINEDNVLYIVENINVAAIETTLWSIEWGIAELVNHPEIQKKLRDELDTVLGPGHQITEPDTYKLPYLNAVIKETLRLRMAIPLLVPHMNLHDAKLGGFDIPAESKILVNAWWLANNPAKWKNPEEFRPERFFEEEAKVEANGNDFRYLPFGVGRRSCPGIILALPILGITLGRLVQNFELLPPPGQSKIDTSEKGGQFSLHILKHSTIVAKPRSF